A region of Flocculibacter collagenilyticus DNA encodes the following proteins:
- a CDS encoding LysR family transcriptional regulator, which translates to MNINKIDLNLLVYLDVLLREQNVTRAANQLSITQPAMSNGLKRLRELLNDPVLVRTSEGMVPTERAKELQPTVRGILLTLEETLQPDKEFEPELSHRVFRIMASDYAASTLIPPLLKKLREEAPHTSIDIMTPSDVTFHDVENGKVDMAINRFDELPQSFHQKTVWRDSFSCLVNKNNPIINGFNLDSYLKAQHIWVSKTGFGVGVGMDPQDVQKLGWVDEALSNIGKKRAISVFTRNYHVAMHLAKEQDLVVTLPTRAAELYRNNENMEILDPPFPIPALELKMIWSPLLHRDTSHNWLRQTITEIAHQLA; encoded by the coding sequence ATGAATATAAACAAGATCGATCTTAACCTACTCGTTTATTTAGACGTATTATTGCGCGAACAAAATGTGACACGCGCGGCCAATCAACTTAGCATTACTCAGCCCGCGATGAGCAACGGGTTAAAACGCCTCAGAGAGCTGCTTAATGACCCTGTACTAGTGCGAACAAGTGAAGGCATGGTACCCACAGAACGGGCAAAAGAATTACAACCTACTGTACGTGGCATACTCTTAACTCTTGAAGAAACCCTACAACCTGATAAAGAATTTGAACCTGAACTGAGCCACCGCGTGTTTCGCATTATGGCCAGTGACTACGCCGCCTCAACGTTAATCCCTCCTCTGTTAAAAAAATTACGCGAAGAAGCACCACATACCTCCATTGATATCATGACACCCAGTGATGTTACGTTTCATGATGTTGAAAACGGTAAAGTAGACATGGCGATTAACCGCTTTGATGAATTACCTCAGTCGTTTCATCAAAAAACAGTCTGGCGCGACAGCTTCTCATGCTTAGTAAATAAAAATAACCCCATCATCAATGGATTTAATTTAGACTCTTATTTAAAAGCGCAGCATATTTGGGTCAGCAAAACAGGGTTTGGTGTTGGCGTAGGCATGGATCCACAAGACGTACAAAAGCTAGGTTGGGTAGACGAAGCATTGTCGAATATTGGTAAAAAAAGGGCCATCTCGGTGTTTACTCGTAATTACCATGTCGCAATGCATTTAGCAAAAGAACAAGACTTAGTAGTAACACTGCCAACCCGAGCGGCAGAGCTGTACCGTAATAATGAAAATATGGAAATATTAGATCCGCCATTTCCAATTCCTGCATTAGAACTGAAAATGATATGGAGCCCATTATTACATCGTGACACCAGCCACAACTGGTTAAGACAAACCATCACGGAAATTGCACACCAGCTCGCTTAA
- a CDS encoding malate synthase G produces MSRLDNSTSPIQYNSSSYTSVGQLQVANTLYQFMEQEALPGLGISSDDFWQKFADIAMRLTPINHALLEKREKLQQQIDQWHKDHQADFNLAQYKQFLLDINYLLPEGDDFEVTTKQVDAEIATIAGPQLVVPVKNARFALNAANARWGSLYDALYGSNVISEANGAEKIGGYNPIRGQQVVNYAKEFLDKAVPLKEGKYSNVVSFNVEYNKLEVYVEKETGDLTKTTLQDKTAFVGYKGEKNAPSAILLKNNGLHIEIQLDKSHPIGKDDAANIKDVLLESAITTIQDCEDSVAAVDAEDKTQVYRNWLGLMNGNLSESFDKQGKTITRSLNTDRTYLAPDDTELVLSGRSLMLVRNVGHLMTNSAVLFNNEQGELQEIPEGILDAMVTSTIALHDITGKSKLQNSAQNSVYIVKPKMHGPEEVAFACDLFTEVEQALNIPKNTLKIGIMDEERRTTLNLKACIRAAQSRVIFINTGFLDRTGDEIHTSMHAGVFVPKAQMKNQAWIKAYEQWNVETGLMCGLQGKAQIGKGMWPKPDELAEMMETKVAHPKAGANCAWVPSPTAATLHVTHYHEINVAEQQQQIKAELANEQREQRLDDLLTIPLQANAKETLDEQEIQKEIDNNAQGILGYVVRWIDQGVGCSKVPDIDNVGLMEDRATLRISSQYLANWLLHGVCSEAQVMASMKRMAEVVDQQNSGDSSYQPMSADFENSIAFQAACDLVFKGEVQPSGYTEPLLHQRRLQKKAQA; encoded by the coding sequence ATGAGTCGTTTAGACAATTCAACATCTCCAATTCAATATAATTCATCAAGTTACACGTCGGTTGGTCAATTACAAGTTGCAAATACCTTGTATCAATTTATGGAGCAAGAAGCATTGCCAGGTCTTGGTATTTCAAGTGATGACTTTTGGCAGAAATTTGCAGACATCGCTATGCGATTAACCCCCATCAATCACGCCTTATTGGAAAAGCGAGAAAAGCTACAGCAACAAATTGATCAGTGGCATAAAGATCACCAAGCTGATTTTAACCTTGCTCAATATAAACAGTTTTTATTAGACATTAATTATTTATTGCCAGAAGGCGATGACTTTGAAGTAACAACCAAACAGGTGGATGCAGAAATAGCTACCATTGCTGGACCACAATTGGTGGTGCCAGTAAAAAATGCACGTTTTGCGTTAAATGCTGCTAACGCGAGATGGGGGAGTTTATATGACGCACTGTATGGCAGTAATGTGATCAGTGAAGCCAACGGTGCTGAAAAAATTGGTGGCTATAATCCGATTCGTGGTCAGCAAGTGGTTAATTACGCTAAAGAGTTTCTTGATAAGGCCGTTCCGCTTAAAGAAGGGAAATATAGCAACGTTGTTAGTTTTAACGTTGAATACAATAAATTAGAAGTGTATGTAGAAAAGGAAACTGGCGATCTCACCAAAACAACCCTGCAAGATAAAACGGCGTTTGTTGGCTATAAAGGTGAGAAAAATGCACCTAGTGCAATATTATTGAAAAATAATGGGCTGCATATTGAAATACAACTTGATAAAAGCCACCCAATTGGTAAAGACGATGCTGCGAATATTAAAGATGTACTGTTAGAGTCAGCAATCACGACGATTCAAGACTGTGAAGACTCTGTTGCTGCGGTTGATGCAGAAGATAAAACGCAAGTGTACCGTAACTGGTTAGGTTTAATGAATGGCAACCTTAGCGAGTCGTTTGATAAACAAGGTAAAACCATCACGCGCAGTTTAAATACGGACCGTACTTACTTAGCACCAGATGATACAGAATTAGTGCTCTCAGGCAGAAGCTTAATGTTAGTGCGTAACGTAGGGCATTTAATGACTAACTCAGCGGTGCTGTTTAATAATGAGCAAGGCGAACTACAAGAAATACCAGAAGGTATTTTAGATGCAATGGTAACCAGCACCATTGCATTACACGACATTACAGGTAAATCAAAATTGCAAAACAGCGCGCAAAATAGCGTTTACATTGTAAAGCCTAAAATGCACGGCCCTGAAGAAGTAGCATTTGCATGTGACTTGTTCACCGAAGTTGAGCAAGCGCTTAACATTCCTAAAAATACGTTAAAAATAGGAATTATGGATGAAGAACGACGCACCACGCTTAATTTAAAAGCATGTATTCGTGCTGCTCAGTCTCGCGTTATCTTCATTAATACCGGATTTTTAGATCGCACCGGCGACGAAATACACACCAGTATGCACGCAGGTGTTTTTGTGCCAAAAGCACAGATGAAAAATCAAGCGTGGATAAAAGCATACGAACAATGGAATGTTGAAACAGGGTTAATGTGTGGCCTACAAGGCAAGGCGCAAATAGGTAAAGGTATGTGGCCAAAACCTGATGAGTTAGCCGAAATGATGGAAACCAAGGTGGCACATCCTAAAGCGGGCGCTAACTGTGCGTGGGTGCCGTCGCCAACTGCTGCGACTTTACATGTTACTCATTACCATGAAATTAATGTAGCGGAGCAGCAACAGCAAATTAAGGCTGAATTAGCTAACGAACAACGTGAGCAACGGTTAGATGACTTGTTAACTATTCCATTGCAAGCTAATGCGAAAGAAACATTAGACGAGCAAGAGATTCAAAAAGAAATCGATAATAACGCTCAAGGCATTTTAGGGTATGTAGTACGTTGGATTGATCAAGGTGTGGGTTGCTCAAAAGTGCCTGACATTGACAACGTTGGATTGATGGAAGACAGAGCAACGCTGCGTATTTCTAGCCAGTATTTGGCCAATTGGTTGTTACATGGAGTGTGCAGTGAAGCACAGGTAATGGCGTCGATGAAACGGATGGCTGAGGTTGTTGATCAGCAAAATAGTGGTGATTCGAGCTATCAGCCGATGTCTGCTGATTTTGAAAACAGCATTGCATTTCAAGCGGCATGTGACTTAGTGTTCAAGGGAGAAGTGCAGCCTAGTGGATATACCGAACCGCTATTACATCAACGTAGATTACAGAAAAAAGCACAAGCGTAA
- a CDS encoding DUF2726 domain-containing protein, which yields MELILLLLVVLVVVVAVISSRFMDNNNPYPFTKKPTLFTQVERSFLTLMERAVGNEYKIMNRVKLTDIVIVKPGVASRAKRAAMLAATSKTIDYVLVDKDTLSIVAAVDLVNNQRPSGHKAKRDWFVTGALESAGIPHVRIKVKPGYKAKDIRDCIDFKIGKKARLTPRIKGNIPRQPVAALSLSQVKAQKNTNTPASQQLIPQL from the coding sequence ATGGAACTCATCTTATTGTTATTAGTTGTACTGGTCGTGGTTGTTGCCGTCATATCTAGTCGCTTTATGGATAATAACAACCCCTATCCATTTACCAAAAAGCCGACGTTGTTTACGCAAGTTGAAAGGTCGTTTTTAACGCTGATGGAACGCGCTGTAGGCAATGAATATAAAATCATGAACCGGGTTAAGTTAACTGATATCGTGATAGTTAAACCTGGTGTAGCTAGTCGTGCAAAGCGAGCGGCAATGCTTGCTGCAACCAGTAAAACAATAGATTATGTATTAGTAGATAAAGACACCTTATCTATTGTGGCTGCGGTAGATTTGGTTAATAACCAACGCCCTAGCGGTCATAAAGCAAAACGCGACTGGTTTGTAACAGGCGCTTTAGAGTCTGCCGGTATTCCACATGTACGAATAAAAGTGAAACCCGGTTACAAAGCAAAAGACATTAGAGATTGCATTGACTTTAAAATTGGGAAGAAGGCTCGCTTAACCCCACGGATTAAAGGCAATATACCGCGCCAGCCTGTAGCGGCGTTATCTCTGTCGCAAGTTAAAGCACAAAAGAATACAAATACACCGGCTTCCCAGCAATTAATCCCTCAACTGTAG
- the mtnN gene encoding 5'-methylthioadenosine/S-adenosylhomocysteine nucleosidase: protein MKIGIIGAMEPEVAILKAALTNKTEHTIGGYTFFEGNLSGKDVVLVQSGIGKVAATIATTLLINHFTPACVVNTGSAGGFDKELSIGDIVISSEVKHHDVDVTAFGYAIGQVPNMPASFKPNMALVEAAQQSIQELGQCKTKLGLITTGDSFICQPERIEEMRNNFPDMLAVEMEGAAIAQTCHQLDMPFVVIRSLSDIAGKESPDSFEAYLEQASKHSSEMVTALIKKLDVNAL, encoded by the coding sequence ATGAAGATTGGCATTATTGGCGCAATGGAGCCTGAAGTTGCAATATTAAAAGCAGCACTTACTAACAAAACTGAACACACCATTGGCGGCTATACTTTTTTTGAAGGTAACTTATCTGGTAAAGACGTAGTATTAGTGCAGTCTGGTATTGGCAAAGTAGCGGCAACTATTGCAACTACACTGTTAATTAATCACTTTACACCTGCTTGTGTAGTGAATACTGGCTCAGCTGGTGGTTTTGATAAAGAATTAAGCATCGGCGATATTGTTATTTCGTCTGAAGTTAAACACCATGATGTGGATGTTACCGCATTTGGTTACGCGATTGGACAAGTACCCAATATGCCTGCGTCATTTAAGCCTAATATGGCACTCGTTGAAGCCGCGCAGCAGAGCATTCAAGAGCTAGGACAGTGTAAAACCAAACTGGGACTTATCACCACGGGTGACAGCTTTATTTGCCAACCTGAACGTATTGAAGAAATGCGTAACAACTTTCCAGATATGCTTGCTGTTGAAATGGAAGGTGCAGCTATTGCTCAAACTTGCCACCAACTGGATATGCCATTTGTGGTTATTCGCTCGCTTTCAGACATTGCAGGAAAAGAGTCGCCAGACTCATTCGAAGCTTATTTAGAACAAGCTTCAAAACATTCTTCAGAAATGGTGACGGCACTAATCAAAAAGCTGGATGTAAATGCACTTTAA
- a CDS encoding cobalamin biosynthesis protein CobD/CbiB has protein sequence MFTDILLQLPAEFGLLLIVLLVDRFLPVSPAYHPLSLFKHVAMVVGKKVNNPDKHSIAHQRFAGKLAIPILLTPIITIVYALIFFAEYPLLIEAVLLWLSLSWASTRSAIKKTQRALLKNQKSLAKETLKRLVLRDTKTLSQMGICKAGIEATLLRAQKELFVVMFFYLIGGGIAAFSCRLLIEMQQVWNAKLYRYRYFGQAIARLTQWLNWFPTRLFAFTLALTGRFSQSIKNLKSIHSQWPNKNAAWVIAAGAAAINTQLGGPLIYDNEKHRRTRILCGVEPTPSMLGEAIKLVEINLIIWLLGALLIQLLVIAYHTVS, from the coding sequence ATGTTCACTGATATTCTTCTTCAATTACCTGCAGAGTTTGGATTACTGCTCATTGTTCTACTTGTAGATCGCTTCCTACCTGTTTCCCCTGCTTACCATCCATTAAGTTTATTTAAACATGTTGCCATGGTGGTGGGTAAAAAAGTGAATAATCCTGATAAACACTCTATTGCCCATCAACGCTTTGCGGGAAAGTTAGCAATTCCAATCTTGTTAACCCCTATTATTACCATTGTTTATGCGTTAATTTTTTTTGCTGAATATCCGCTTCTAATTGAGGCTGTTTTGCTTTGGCTATCACTCAGCTGGGCATCTACCCGGTCAGCGATAAAAAAAACGCAACGCGCTTTATTAAAAAATCAAAAGTCGCTAGCAAAAGAAACATTAAAACGGCTCGTTCTGCGCGACACTAAAACCTTAAGTCAAATGGGCATTTGTAAGGCAGGCATTGAAGCTACGCTACTTCGCGCCCAAAAAGAGTTATTTGTAGTGATGTTCTTTTATTTAATAGGTGGAGGCATTGCTGCTTTTAGCTGCCGGTTGCTTATTGAAATGCAACAGGTATGGAATGCTAAACTTTATCGTTACCGCTACTTTGGCCAAGCTATTGCGCGATTAACGCAGTGGCTAAACTGGTTCCCCACCCGATTATTCGCCTTTACGCTAGCCTTAACAGGGCGTTTTTCTCAAAGCATCAAAAACCTAAAATCAATCCACTCTCAATGGCCAAATAAAAATGCAGCATGGGTTATTGCAGCGGGAGCAGCAGCCATCAATACACAGTTAGGCGGCCCACTAATATATGATAACGAAAAGCATCGACGAACTCGGATACTTTGTGGTGTAGAACCAACCCCTTCCATGCTAGGGGAGGCAATAAAGTTAGTCGAAATCAATTTAATAATTTGGCTATTAGGTGCATTATTAATTCAATTACTCGTCATTGCATACCATACTGTTAGTTAA
- a CDS encoding rhodanese-like domain-containing protein: protein MNTLRTINMFLAILIIVCISTAAYAGYTGKQPLIQPEVLHQKIIDNKLDDIVILDVRTAKEFAEGHVPNAINISHDELPLNLSQLKTLQDKTIVVYCRSGRRAGIAEDILSEQGFNHIQHLAGDMKGWRAAKLPIEKPANESK from the coding sequence ATGAATACGCTACGCACAATCAACATGTTTTTAGCAATACTAATTATTGTGTGCATAAGTACTGCTGCTTATGCGGGATATACGGGTAAGCAACCGTTAATTCAACCAGAAGTACTGCACCAAAAAATTATTGATAATAAACTGGATGACATCGTTATTTTAGATGTTCGTACAGCGAAGGAGTTTGCCGAAGGCCACGTCCCTAATGCAATTAATATTTCACACGATGAGCTACCACTAAACCTATCGCAATTAAAAACACTGCAAGATAAAACTATTGTGGTGTATTGCCGCTCTGGCCGCCGAGCAGGTATCGCAGAAGATATCTTATCTGAACAAGGATTTAATCATATTCAGCACCTTGCTGGTGACATGAAAGGCTGGCGAGCTGCTAAACTACCCATTGAAAAACCTGCAAACGAATCAAAGTAA
- the phoR gene encoding phosphate regulon sensor histidine kinase PhoR, translating into MHKSTSISDLLTTLAIYFSLAGVFGFLIGFPFAVLFICALGLLGWHYRQVLKMNEWLWHRKSFIPPQGQGSWASIFDGVYRIQLNNRKKRNELKELIRRFREGAEALPDAAIVMDNNLNILWCNKLSQLFLGLRWPHDKGQRIDNLLRHPDFVRYIHSNDFNNPLEQASPLNDEVILEYRVMPYGAQQLMLIARDITQVKQLEQMRKDFVANVSHELRTPLTVLQGYLEMFDESLIPEQPMWGKAHQMMTEQTHRMDSLVTQLLSLSRIEASSQQEFEEVVDVPAMLNLIKTEAATLNADKAHTLSFNIDASLIVYGMKDELRSAMSNLIFNAVQYTPASGLIEITWALKNNSAYFAVNDNGEGIPAEHLPRITERFYRLDRARSRKTGGSGLGLSIVKHALSRHNSHLEINSEVGKGSTFYFTLPNNLTVSKQEKVAG; encoded by the coding sequence ATGCACAAATCCACGTCTATTTCTGATTTGCTAACAACATTAGCAATATATTTTTCCCTTGCGGGCGTATTCGGCTTTTTGATTGGCTTTCCCTTCGCTGTGTTGTTTATCTGTGCGCTTGGATTGCTAGGGTGGCATTATCGGCAAGTGTTAAAAATGAATGAATGGCTGTGGCACAGAAAAAGCTTCATACCCCCTCAAGGGCAGGGAAGTTGGGCGTCTATTTTTGATGGCGTGTATCGTATACAGTTAAATAACCGAAAAAAGCGTAATGAATTAAAAGAACTCATTCGACGCTTTCGAGAAGGGGCAGAAGCGTTACCGGACGCTGCAATAGTCATGGATAACAACTTAAATATACTGTGGTGTAATAAATTATCACAGTTATTTTTAGGTTTACGCTGGCCTCATGACAAAGGTCAGCGGATAGATAATTTACTGAGGCATCCAGACTTTGTTCGATACATACACTCAAACGATTTTAATAACCCTTTAGAACAAGCGTCGCCACTTAATGATGAGGTGATCTTAGAATATCGCGTAATGCCTTATGGTGCGCAGCAATTGATGTTGATTGCCCGCGATATCACGCAAGTAAAACAGTTAGAGCAAATGCGCAAAGACTTTGTCGCAAACGTTTCGCATGAGCTTCGTACGCCATTAACAGTATTACAAGGTTATTTGGAAATGTTTGACGAAAGCCTCATACCTGAGCAGCCTATGTGGGGTAAAGCGCATCAAATGATGACAGAACAAACGCATCGCATGGATAGCTTAGTGACTCAATTACTTAGCTTATCGAGAATTGAAGCCAGCTCACAGCAAGAATTTGAAGAAGTTGTTGATGTTCCAGCTATGTTAAATCTGATTAAGACTGAGGCGGCAACCCTTAACGCCGATAAGGCTCATACGTTGAGTTTCAATATTGATGCATCATTGATAGTGTATGGCATGAAAGATGAGTTGCGTAGCGCGATGTCTAACCTTATTTTTAATGCCGTGCAGTACACACCAGCGAGTGGATTAATTGAAATTACATGGGCATTAAAAAACAATAGTGCTTACTTTGCAGTTAATGATAATGGTGAAGGGATTCCTGCAGAGCATTTGCCAAGAATTACAGAACGATTTTATCGATTAGATAGAGCAAGGTCACGCAAAACAGGTGGTTCAGGGCTAGGCCTTTCTATTGTGAAACATGCACTTAGCCGACACAACAGTCATTTAGAAATTAATAGTGAAGTGGGTAAGGGTAGTACATTCTATTTTACACTTCCTAATAACTTAACGGTAAGCAAACAAGAAAAAGTAGCGGGCTAA
- the phoB gene encoding phosphate regulon transcriptional regulator PhoB, translated as MARKILVVEDEAPIREMLAFVLEQNGYQAIEADDYHSALEAIIEPYPDLILLDWMLPGGSGIQVAKKIKQNELARNIPIIMLTARGEEEDKVKGLEVGADDYITKPFSPKELMARIKAVIRRVSPTSLDDSIEVQGLRLDPVSHRVTSNEADLDMGPTEFKLLHFFMTHPERVYSREQLLDQVWGTNVYVEDRTVDVHIRRLRKALAAYEHDRLVQTVRGAGYRFSSKL; from the coding sequence ATGGCTAGGAAAATTTTAGTAGTTGAGGATGAAGCACCAATTAGAGAAATGTTGGCGTTTGTATTGGAACAAAATGGCTATCAAGCGATTGAGGCAGATGACTACCACTCTGCATTAGAAGCGATTATAGAGCCTTATCCCGATCTAATCTTATTAGATTGGATGCTACCTGGTGGCAGCGGTATTCAGGTTGCTAAAAAAATTAAGCAAAATGAACTAGCTAGAAACATTCCTATTATTATGCTGACAGCTCGTGGTGAAGAGGAAGATAAAGTTAAAGGGCTTGAAGTTGGTGCTGATGACTACATCACTAAACCATTCTCACCTAAAGAGCTGATGGCTAGAATTAAAGCGGTTATCCGTCGCGTTTCTCCAACTAGCTTAGATGACTCCATTGAAGTACAAGGACTGCGTTTAGATCCAGTATCACACCGTGTTACCTCGAATGAAGCTGATTTAGACATGGGACCAACCGAGTTTAAACTGCTGCACTTTTTTATGACGCACCCAGAGCGAGTATATAGCCGTGAACAATTGCTTGACCAAGTGTGGGGCACTAATGTTTATGTTGAAGACAGAACGGTAGATGTGCACATAAGAAGGTTGCGTAAAGCCCTTGCTGCATATGAACACGACCGTTTGGTACAAACAGTGCGCGGTGCTGGCTACCGTTTTTCCAGTAAACTATAA
- a CDS encoding porin, with translation MKTRKSIIAITLASLFAAPVMAQEVQVYGKANVSFQSSDEGEGSFTEIKSNASRLGVKGSYKLSDSLEAVYKYELQVDLSDEANEDNLKSRNQYVGLKGNFGEILLGRNDTVLKQSQGKIDLFGDYEADVKVLWKGENRMGDSLTYKSPKFNHFQIGVTYITEDDPEGDDGVSLALMYGDAKLKKSKIFASIAMDNDVKGYDTVRANIQGKMGDFKLGAIYHTQEPSEGGEDMDGYLLSAAYKVGKATLKGQYQTLEDDDASSVGVDYSLGKKTKVFSWYSTMNLEFKEDKDYFAVGVEHKF, from the coding sequence ATGAAAACAAGAAAATCTATAATAGCTATCACTTTAGCTAGTTTGTTTGCTGCGCCAGTGATGGCTCAAGAAGTGCAAGTGTACGGAAAAGCGAATGTATCTTTTCAATCTTCTGACGAGGGTGAAGGCTCGTTTACTGAAATTAAAAGTAACGCATCACGTTTAGGTGTTAAAGGCAGTTATAAATTATCTGATAGCTTAGAAGCGGTTTATAAGTATGAATTGCAGGTTGATTTGTCAGATGAAGCTAACGAAGACAATCTAAAGTCACGTAACCAGTATGTAGGATTAAAAGGTAATTTTGGTGAAATCTTATTAGGCCGTAACGATACGGTACTTAAACAGTCTCAAGGTAAGATAGACCTGTTTGGCGACTATGAGGCTGATGTTAAAGTGCTGTGGAAAGGCGAAAATCGTATGGGTGATTCACTCACCTATAAGTCGCCAAAATTTAATCATTTTCAGATCGGTGTAACTTATATTACAGAAGATGATCCAGAAGGCGACGATGGAGTTTCTTTAGCTTTAATGTATGGTGACGCTAAGCTTAAAAAGAGTAAGATATTTGCTTCAATTGCAATGGATAATGATGTGAAAGGGTATGATACTGTGCGTGCCAATATCCAAGGCAAAATGGGCGACTTTAAATTAGGTGCAATTTATCATACGCAAGAGCCATCTGAAGGTGGTGAAGATATGGACGGTTACTTGCTAAGTGCTGCTTATAAAGTCGGTAAAGCAACATTGAAGGGGCAGTATCAAACACTTGAAGATGATGATGCGAGCTCGGTAGGTGTAGATTACTCGTTAGGCAAGAAAACGAAAGTGTTTAGTTGGTATTCAACAATGAACCTTGAATTTAAAGAAGATAAAGACTATTTCGCGGTTGGTGTAGAACACAAGTTTTAA
- the galE gene encoding UDP-glucose 4-epimerase GalE encodes MATLVTGGAGYIGSHTVVELQQINQDVVILDNLSNSSKAVLKRIESITNKAVTFVEGDILDTELLHSLFKQYQFDSVIHFAGLKAVGESNEIPLHYYKNNVYGTLNLCEVMAQHSVKNLVFSSSATVYGDPETVPIKESFPTSATNPYGRSKLMVEEMLADLYRSDPSWNIALLRYFNPIGAHESGTIGEAPNGIPNNLMPYITQVAVGKLKQLSVFGNDYNTIDGTGVRDYIHVVDLAHGHLKALEKLNSQPGLVTYNLGTGQGYSVLQMINSFEKATGQAIPYQISARRAGDIAECYADPQFANQELNWTATKSLVEMMEDSWRWQQNNPNGYQ; translated from the coding sequence ATGGCGACTTTAGTCACTGGCGGTGCAGGCTATATTGGCAGCCATACAGTTGTTGAACTACAGCAAATCAATCAGGATGTAGTTATCCTTGATAACTTAAGTAATTCATCTAAAGCAGTGTTAAAGCGAATTGAAAGTATTACCAATAAAGCAGTTACCTTTGTTGAAGGCGACATTCTTGATACCGAGTTACTTCATTCCTTATTTAAACAATATCAATTCGACAGCGTGATTCATTTTGCAGGTTTAAAAGCGGTTGGTGAATCTAACGAAATACCACTTCATTATTACAAAAATAATGTTTATGGCACGCTTAATTTGTGTGAAGTAATGGCGCAACACAGTGTTAAAAACTTAGTGTTTAGCTCGTCGGCCACCGTATATGGTGACCCAGAAACCGTTCCAATAAAAGAATCTTTTCCTACTAGTGCTACCAATCCTTATGGTCGTTCCAAATTAATGGTTGAAGAAATGCTAGCAGACTTATATCGCTCAGATCCTAGCTGGAATATCGCATTATTACGTTACTTTAACCCCATTGGCGCGCATGAATCCGGCACCATTGGTGAAGCACCAAATGGCATCCCTAATAATCTCATGCCTTATATTACTCAAGTTGCAGTAGGTAAGTTAAAACAATTAAGCGTTTTCGGAAATGATTACAATACGATTGATGGAACGGGTGTGCGCGACTATATCCATGTTGTTGACCTAGCTCATGGCCATTTAAAAGCGTTAGAGAAACTGAACAGTCAGCCTGGCTTGGTAACGTATAATTTGGGAACAGGACAAGGCTACAGCGTTTTACAGATGATAAATTCATTTGAAAAAGCCACCGGACAAGCGATTCCATATCAAATTAGCGCCAGACGCGCTGGAGACATTGCAGAGTGTTATGCTGATCCACAATTCGCGAACCAAGAGTTAAATTGGACAGCCACAAAATCATTAGTTGAAATGATGGAAGACAGTTGGCGCTGGCAGCAAAATAACCCCAATGGTTATCAATAG